CAAATAATGGCTTGTATGATTTTACATTTGATGTGCACAGAGTGACTGTCATATACATTCATATGTAGATATGGATTAATATTATGTCACTTTTTCAAGTGATCCATGTCAGCTACAAAGCAACCAAGACTGCCAAAATTCAAGTTTTTCAATTTGATACATTAAAATCACTAGCTTGCCATACAAGTTACTAAAACAGCAAAACAATGACACATACAGTGACACATACATATTGTGAATGGTAGGGAGAAAATGTAAGATCAAACCGAGTCTGAAAAATATGCTTTTACATTACTGTCATATGAACTGCAGAAGCTGCCtccacctacatgtatacccatgaaatgacacaaaatgGCATCTCTACAAATTTACGTTAGAGCTTTAGTCTTGCGCTGTTTTGTTTCACACAACATGATGGAAACGATGAGAAATATCACAAGTTACCTTATCATTTTCATTAGAGGCTATGACGTGTCTATCGAGAGGGAATCCTAGTCTTTCTTTCACTGACTTTCTAGGACTGGTTACAGTTGTGGTGCCATCCTACAAGGACAGGCAGCcagaaacaaaaagaaatactttatcaaaatcatctcagaaatatttttcacttttcagttacccaaatatcaaaaaagtaaataaaagtCCATTTAAACTACTTTTTTTCCTTGCTGAATGAATACCAAAGTAATTAATCACATACAATTTAAATCTGGACTCTTACACTTGATTTTGATTTTCTCCAAAAAAAATAGTCACTTTTTCAAAAACACAATTCACAATAGAGTATCTGGTGTTTAatctttctttaaaaaaaaagaaatacttTAGTTTTTCAGGTTTTGATCAACATTTGTTTGGAAAAGACAGCaacttttaatacttttttatAATGATATCTCACAGCCTTTACAACAGAACACATCATTGATTATATAATAACGAACAAAGTATTGCACAAAAATAAGACAATACAAATTATGACAGAAATGAAGATCTACATAGTAAGACTAACAGCTGCAAGGTAAACCTATGCACAAACATGCACACTGGCATTCCAAGCTTCAGACATGATTCAACTGGCATATTAAAGATAGACATTCCACACACGAAAGTGTgaacaaaatattatcattttgaaaggttACACAGAAAGAGAGTAGAAaagtgtgtatgcatatatcaGTAAGTTACATCTATTTCATCTAAATATACTATTACAAAATACGTAAGTTGTTAAATCACTAGATAAGATATGCTCGTGCACAAAACCATAGGCATGGGTAGCTGTACAGCTGACAGAAAAATGCAGCTATCTGCCTGACTGTACTATTTGTTATCCATATGATATATCACGCTGATTAGCACTTCAATAATTAGAAATGAAGACATTTACCACGAAATAATTTGTCTACATACCAAAGGGAAAGATatataaaattcaattttctgAGTGTCTTATTGTGAAATTCAGGAATACAGGATTTTTTTCAGGAATTCAGgaaatttcaaaccatagaAAACACTGAATGCCTTACCCAAGTCATGTAAAAAGTTGGCTTTTTTAAGTTTACCATACAGTTAAATAAGTACTTCAGTTTACACGGCaagttacattgtatgttattcTAACTATTACATTTCTACATTATGTAGTAATAACACAGCTCTGAATTCACTGTTTGACAACATATGTCAAAATGGTTCACTGAAAATCTCTCAACTTTGCAGGTGTTTCCAATCCTTTTTATGTTTCTGTGGTCAGCTAATAATACTTACCTGCCCCATGCAATGCATTGGAATTTCCACTTGTCATGTTTCAGTGGTCAGCTAATGGTACTTAGCGACCCCTATGTATTATTACTGTACATCTCAAAAACAAATTGCTACTATTACACTTTTTTTCACAACAGGAAGTATATCAGTCAGGAATGCAATGTAACATTATATGGAtgataattttataaatttcaatGTCAAGAAGTTTTTGGGGAGAATATCAtattttgacattaattttcAAATGGTGGTATTATAATATATAGGAGTATACTTTTAAATTATCTATGCAACTTACAAGAGTTGATCCCAGGGCATACTTTTATAGCGATCATACAAAATCAGTCCCGTGACACGACGTGACAAGTCTGGTAAATGATCCTGCACTTCAGTCATCTCTGATTTCATTCCTGACTTTGTTAGTTTGATTTATCAGTTTATGTATGAATACTGTGTATATAGCTCCTTGCATTCAGTATTCAATGACACTTGCCACTGCATGTGCAGGATGATGGTCCAGGACCTCCTTAGCATCAATCCCCCTAGTAACAACTAACTTGAAACATCCCCTTACAAGTATATGGCTCTTTCGGATTCTCTCTAACTGCATCTCTCAAACTAATTGCTTATTTcatgattgatacaatgtacaaaataacTAGATGTTTTATTGTCTGCTTACCTTTTCTCCCTCAGGTGGAGTTTTGACAAAAGTAAGTTGTTCCCTTGTTGGCAAGCCAAGCCTGTCTTTGATAGAAGTTTTATGTACTGGAGCAGCAGTACCGGTGGTGTCTGTAGTCATAGCAGCTGGTTGATTTGAACCCTGTACGCCTGGCGTCTGCAAGAGGGGGATTTAATAAAATGATACGTAAtaagaacacacacacaaacaaattaaataacTGTGtatcaccaataaattctatttcctatatatataaacaagtcTTGTGTCCTTATCTGCTTCGTGTGATACATCATCAACTGTTGCCAAACGGAATAACACAAAGTGTAAGAACACCAAACTTGATAAGCTGGAATATTTACTCGGGGATAAGGTTCAAGCTACCTCTAAAATCATTAAAACTGCATTTCTCAGATGAAAAAGCAGTTTGCATTGACACagttaaatcattattttttttactactcagattatttgtattttttccttcattactttgtaaatatttcaagcGTGACTTATAAGCCCATTGGGATGGGAGATtgtgttttctattttcatctAGTTAATGTAATTTATTGTCGCTATAATGAAAAGATATTATTCTCAAGATGGCAACGTGGTAGCTGTTGTTGGCCACATGAAACATAGATACTGGACTGACCTCATTGGCACTGTCACATGGGCAAGGTTTCAGTTTCAGTGCTTTTGTATAAATACGGTTTGTGATATCCTCAGTATTGTGTGAGACATGAAGTAacaattgtttataatactctacaaatgaaacagtacaATGTCAAAAACACAACAATATGGCACACACCATACAGAGATGATAACATCCAAACAACCTTACCTGATCTCTTTCTCTGAACCAAAATACTTTGATAAATCTGTTGTTGAACACTGCTTCTTCACAATTATGAGCTTTCCTTGCCTCATCATGAGATGAAAACTGAATAAGAGCAGCTTCGGGATCACCTTCAAATGCAACCTGTTAGtttcaaaatacaacatttcaaatatgtGCTATTATTAGGACTTTTATCATTGGCAGGTAATAATCAAGTGACAAAAAAAAGTTCAGTTGTCGTCTCTTAAAATATACTCTGCTTAAATTCAACTGTCAAAgatattttcaactttataCAGGGTATTTTTTCCATTTAAGAATTCTTTCTGGAATCCGGCATTTTCAAACTGCTTTACCCCACAACATGTATCAAAAGGGAGAAACCTACCTGTAAATTTACAATTGTACCAAACTTTGAAAAATGTTcatttaattttgttatattatttaagTCTCTCGGTACTTTCTTGATTTCAAGTTTGGTGTTCTCATAATTATTATTCCGAGGTCTCTTGCCAAAATTACTGTAGCCCCCGCGCATATTTCTTTGCCATCCTCCGTACTGTTGATGGTGTCCGTACTGTTGATGATGCTCAAAAGGACGTTTTCGGCTATCACCAGTAATCACTTTACGAGTGTCTATAACTGTTCTGTTCACAACTGGTGCTGGCTCCGGTATCGGAGCAATCTCTTCACGAACCAATGTTACAGTACTACTGGTAGATTCTGCTTGTTGGTCTGGCTTTGATGATGGCTCTGGATCTTTGGTTGCACTCGTAGATTCAGTAGTTTTTGTATCAGCTGATGATGTATGAGAGGGAAAAAAGAGTTTATTTAACTTCCAAAACATAACTTGCAATATATGGATCTGCATATACCAAGCCAAGCATTGTTTTGGGGATTTGTGGCCACCTTCAAACCTAGTCAAAAGATACAGGTCAACTTTATCAAGTATCTTTTCCCTCTACGTGATTCTAATATAACACAAGTGATACATTTGTTTCCCTAGTCTTGACATACCTATGTACTGAAATCAACATAAGTAAGTTGATTCTAAGGAATTTTCTTTTAATCTGGCATTCAAGTGAGACCACTGACCACCGACTAAACAGCTGATCAGCTAATGGTTCAGAATGCTCTCCTTAGTGATCAAAATCAATCATCACATTTCAAGAAACAAAACTGTTATGAATAACTTTCTGGTAAACAGTGCCCACTTGATAAACACCACTGCACTACCTAGAAATGTAATATGACAAAGATGTATTTATTATCCACCTATAAACTGTCAAAATGTGTTGATATCAACCAGAAAGGTATGATATCACATATCATCTATAATGAAGTAAATACTCAAATTACTTTTTAACATCAAGGCATTTTGTCTTAGCTAGTAATGGAATGGGATGTACAGTATCTGATCTTCTTTTAGATACAGTTTGACTGTATCACACTGCATGCATACCAAACCTACAAATCTTGTGACTATACTGTCTTGCAAAGTACAGCTTATTGGCACAGTTCACTGACCTGGCCAACAAACCAAAACTATCAATCTCTCTTGACTTGAACATTTGTCTGGTATATATGGTATTTAAACAGAGTAGAACAACATAATAGACCAACCTGTTGTGCTTGAAGGTATAGCTACGAGTTCTCTGGATCGGACTTGTTGTGGTTTGTTGGATCTAGAACCACCACCCCAGTATGATCTGTTTGGCATACCACCATCTATTCCAGGGTGTTCTGGGTTGTAGCCATCAGGTTGGTACATTTCTAGACACAGATAACACAAAACGTTTCAATTCTGAATTCCCAACTAATGACATAGCCCATATCTCAGGCAAGATTGGTGAATCAGCAATTGTATTATTAAGTCATGCAGCTTTTGAGTTACTGTTAGTGTTAGTAGCATTCCTAGAATTCACATTATTGTAGCATAATTTCCCAATTTCACATAAATTCcctttctctctttctttctttatacaACCACTTGTTACTTCATAAATAATTTTATATGCTATGTCACTGTCTTTTGCATTTCAGTCACTCtgattagtctgtaagatacagacattcatgccatgctatcagccagcactcatggttaagaagcctgatagggctgaacaacacgacgtatcttacagtctacactcTGAACTGTGAATGAGTTCAGCTTACATGTAAAATTGAGACGTGCCAATTAATGACAATGTGACCCCTGTCAATATTTATGTCACATACTATCTGTAGCATACCTAATATTTGGTTATttccaataaaaaaaaaagttaataaatCACCTGATTGTGGGggaggaggaggtggtggtgggggttggTATCTTTGAGGTGGCATATTATTGCCTGGTCTGTCCACAGATGGCAGTGGCTGTGGGGGTCCAGTACCAGGTGGAGGCGGTGTTCCTCTTTTCCCCTGTCGCATTCTCATTCCTGGTCCTGGTCCTAGTCCTGGTCCTGGCCCTTGGCCTGGTCCTGGTCCTGGTCCCGGTCCAGGCCTGCCAGGTCTTGGTCCAGGTCCTTGAGGTCTCATGTGATGGGGAGGTGGGCCACCTATTAATTTTGAAGCCGAATGCCAACAGAATTGTCAGATAACAATGATAACAGAggtaaaataaagtttaattcTCATAACTTCATACATATTTGGACTTACAACTGACTCAACATATATCAAGAAATAACCaagtttatatgtatacattgacaGTGTTgggtacaaaaatgtattgaaaCAGAAATCTCTGATGCCACACAGACTGGCAGTGGTGGTTAGATCTTAAGATATAATATGAACTATGGTCAAgtaacatgtttgaaatatttaaccTTACAAATTCACAGTACTCTACATCACAAAGAAAACTAACCTGCATGTGAAGAtggaggtggtggtgggggtggccTCTGAGGAGGTGGATGTGGTGGCAGAGGAGGGTGTGACATTCTTGGACCACGCATATCCATCCCTGGTATCACCGGACCAGACACaagtggtggtggcggcggagGTCTAGGCTGACCCATTGGTGGAGGAGggggtggcggtggtggtggaggtggtggcgGAGGTGGTGGTCCTCCAGGAAATGCCAGCATATTTGGCAAGTTGATGTCTTCTACAACCACTGGGTCACTGCCATGGTCAAAGGGGCACAATTCGCCACGCATGCAGAAGCCTTTCTCTGTAAGTACAGTGAGGACACATTTatgataaacatattattttaaACTTGATTTCCAATTGCAACCACAGAATGGAAGTGTCTGCGAACTACCTAGAGCAAGTGTGCTGCCaccaacaaaatattttgaaatagcGCTATTCTGAGTGAGTTGATTGCAAATTGGCACCATTATATATCAAAGACAACAAGGAGAAAATAGTAATCACCTTCATAATCACGGCATCTTGGTCTCTTAGGTGGTTCCTTTTTCTCTTCATTCTCATGGCCTTTTGACCTGTTGTTATAACTTGAAAGATCTTGTGCCCTCCAGTCCAGATCTCCTGACCTTGTACTGGTCACTACCTGTACAGCACTAGTTGGCCCAGACGAAGTGGTTTGTTGAGCCGATGTCGTAGAGGGCAGTGAATAACGTTCTCGTTCATCAATGTCACCATGTCTTTCATCAATGTCCCCATGACTTGATCTTGAGTCTTTCCTCCCATCACCTCCACTTCGTCCTGTAGAATGGATGGTTTGAAGATTACCATGCAAACACTCACAACCAGCTGCATTTTTCTTAAAGCTAATGGTCAGATTTTGTGATGGCATACGAGTGACTTACAGTGATCAAAACAGGGTTCAGCATAACACTAGTGCAGCACAATCTTAATTCTAGTGTAGCACAAACAAGTACAGTGACCCCTTGGTGTAGAAATATGTTTTGATATCATAACACAATCAGTATTAATCCACTTAGCTACTAAACtcatttacaatgaaaatgCTATAACATGGTAACAAAGTAGGTAAGTGAACGAAAAATAATTGTCATTTATTAAAATTGAGCTCATTTATTTCTCAGAATCATAAAACTTGGCATGTCACATTGCCATAAAATCAAGCAAGTTTTTAGGCTAGTCCTGTACCTGTCAATGTTTTCTATGATCACTTTCTTATCCACATTTAGTCAAGTGGACAgattttactgaaaatgtagCTAACTGCCCGCTGGGAGAAAGGCTGagcagtgcatgtcagtagtaatcgaGCACACACTGACAGTCatttgtaattggttacttcattcagacaGTCACTCATTAATCTTCAAGTAACACAGTCGTGTTTAATTAAATCCCATGAGGGGACAtgataatgtcatcacatttatatcaactcTCAATACAATTCATTAAACTatagctggggggggggggggacagaaTGGTGTGCTAGAGTAACCAGTTTGACTATATGGTGGAGAAGATTGTAGTCATTGTAATGCGTATAGGAAATTAGAATAACAAGTTACGATCcagaaaattgtaaaaatgcTAGACAATAGTATTTCAAGGTTCAACTAGAAGGATCGCAGAAAATGAATGTACCTCTTTCTCTGTCCCTGTAGCCTCTGTCATATCTCCTGCCTCTGTCATCGCTGCCACCTCGTCTTCTATTCCTGTCATCTCTTGGCCTACATGACAAGTcatattgttaccatggaaacactcagtataattgatgtaatcaaaataattatcaTCTACCATTTCCTTACTCTACACAGTTCTACCAAGAAGGCAAAACAGATGTCAGCATAATAATTATGTGACATATTTCTCTCCTGTTTATCACAATAcatgatttacaaaattttgGAAATGTCACTCTTGCTTACGAGTTACAAGTTTTTATTCAGTGGCTGATTATTTCTTTTAAGAGTCACTGCCAGGACTTTAGTGTATGTTGCACATGTTCACAGAGACTAACTGCGTATGGCGGCCTTATCTCAATGATGATAGAATCAGACAATAAAATAACACCTTTTTCAATAACAGACAACTATTGAAACCCCATTCCAAATCACAGACATGCATACTTGTCCATCAACACAAACCTAGGAAACCAATATGATATACTGAACTGACCTGAGAGGGCTTCTACTACGACTCCTGCTCCGACTATTTGTCGGACTGTGACTGTCATGGTGTCTCCTAGTTCTACGAAAATCTCTGTCTTCATCATCAATGAGCTGCTGTTAAACAAATTCACATACATATAACAATGTTAATAAGTCATCTCTGAAGTTTCACctgcttttattttttttaaagaacgAATGCAACAACTCAACCACAttacagtgtttttactaaggtttggGGATCACAGTAATGGGGATGGGGGTTCTTGGTATAACATCTATGGATTTCATACCTATTACCCTGTTACTTTTGGAGGGGAACGGCAACAAAATACCTGGGGAATTATAccttatcatttcaaaatttgtaataCTTACTGCAATAATTTAACACAACCCCAGTCACATAAAACAttcatagattgccataccttgtgcCATAATTTTGGTATGAAACCCAAGTAACATACCTCAGAAACTCGGGTAAGATTTGACTAATACTTACCATTCCCAACAAAAAAAAAGTGAGAAGTCACACATAGAACAAGTGCATATTACATACTTGTCATTTGTTATTCCTTTATCTAATCAAAGTCAGTTCTCTAAATACAAAGAGATGACCACACATAGGAAACAACCTAATGCATCTacatccaatctgattaaagtcTGAAGTGGTGAACTTGGtgcgatttctttatttacctgttattttcattatcatttgttcTTTTGGTGTTCCGTGAGCACTTTGTACCtatatctgacacaataccataggagtgtGGAGTGAATTTACTCAATGAATGAGAATGCGTAATGCACCAAAACATACAGGTACTGTACCTCAGAAACTCGGTTTGAAAATAGCTCAAACGCAGAGAAAAATGTTATTGTTCAGTGGTTCTCTTGTTTCAATTTTCAATCATCGAGTGTTGGTTGCAAAACAGATTCTAATTGGCTACTCAAAAATACGAGATTTGCATGAGAACTCAAATGGtactgtgtcagatgtaggtacaaggcagtcacagaacaaaaaagaacaaaggaCAATAAAAGTAGGAAACAAGGGTAAATCACCATGCTAaattcactacatcagattttaatcagattggtctaCTTCTTACCTCATCTCTTTTTGGTTTTTGAGTACTAGTATCTGGTTTTGAGCTTGGTTCTGAGATGTTAGCTGTGGTAGTAGTTGGTGTATTGGTTGTAATGGTAGGTGTCTGTTCACCTACATACGTCTTAGAATTGAGAGTTTCAAATAAAGTGTCCACAAAGTTGGCAGTATCTACAacaaatacattgcaaaacatattaaatatgaaattgaCATATGTCCTTCTGTTGAAAATTGACATCTTGGGAATTGAGAAAAGCTTCCATATCTACAGcaaattatgacaaatatggaatTGAGAAAGATACATGTCCTGCTGTTAAACATAATAAATACCACAAATATATAGCTCACCAtatcaagttttaaaaa
The genomic region above belongs to Glandiceps talaboti chromosome 8, keGlaTala1.1, whole genome shotgun sequence and contains:
- the LOC144438530 gene encoding RNA-binding protein 26-like isoform X1, whose translation is MPAIQNIEALKAWLTKKLEPICDADPAALAKYVVALVKKDKPESELKAICVDQLDVFLQKDTANFVDTLFETLNSKTYVGEQTPTITTNTPTTTTANISEPSSKPDTSTQKPKRDEQLIDDEDRDFRRTRRHHDSHSPTNSRSRSRSRSPLRPRDDRNRRRGGSDDRGRRYDRGYRDRERGRSGGDGRKDSRSSHGDIDERHGDIDERERYSLPSTTSAQQTTSSGPTSAVQVVTSTRSGDLDWRAQDLSSYNNRSKGHENEEKKEPPKRPRCRDYEEKGFCMRGELCPFDHGSDPVVVEDINLPNMLAFPGGPPPPPPPPPPPPPPPPPMGQPRPPPPPPLVSGPVIPGMDMRGPRMSHPPLPPHPPPQRPPPPPPPSSHAGGPPPHHMRPQGPGPRPGRPGPGPGPGPGQGPGPGLGPGPGMRMRQGKRGTPPPPGTGPPQPLPSVDRPGNNMPPQRYQPPPPPPPPPQSEMYQPDGYNPEHPGIDGGMPNRSYWGGGSRSNKPQQVRSRELVAIPSSTTADTKTTESTSATKDPEPSSKPDQQAESTSSTVTLVREEIAPIPEPAPVVNRTVIDTRKVITGDSRKRPFEHHQQYGHHQQYGGWQRNMRGGYSNFGKRPRNNNYENTKLEIKKVPRDLNNITKLNEHFSKFGTIVNLQVAFEGDPEAALIQFSSHDEARKAHNCEEAVFNNRFIKVFWFRERDQTPGVQGSNQPAAMTTDTTGTAAPVHKTSIKDRLGLPTREQLTFVKTPPEGEKDGTTTVTSPRKSVKERLGFPLDRHVIASNENDKVTVHSTGISKTVYNPSAFKASKPVPTSSQIVAAQEALKKKIEEKKKDSMKREEMRKDVLKRKLDIQKQKQELLNKQIQQQKLLVAKLEKNKNMSPEEKAAIMKSLKILTDSIITIKKTLTGKKSTSTPAKTKQEAERELLDTELELINQEGTGADTSDLKRRVFELRQEAQNLGLLDMGRGRGRGRGRGSWFRGRGGRGRGFTARGRGRARVGTVLDKRPRKLTISGYSGDEKDELHGHFSHFGEIESLEHIDNNMQTVISFKTRQDAEAALMGASFKEKNLHMSWYKPPSTPSEEALGLDDTEDVDDDTTEELDEDLLLGYDDEDDDDESEARSWRR
- the LOC144438530 gene encoding RNA-binding protein 26-like isoform X2 produces the protein MPAIQNIEALKAWLTKKLEPICDADPAALAKYVVALVKKDKPESELKAICVDQLDVFLQKDTANFVDTLFETLNSKTYVGEQTPTITTNTPTTTTANISEPSSKPDTSTQKPKRDEQLIDDEDRDFRRTRRHHDSHSPTNSRSRSRSRSPLRPRDDRNRRRGGSDDRGRRYDRGYRDRERGRSGGDGRKDSRSSHGDIDERHGDIDERERYSLPSTTSAQQTTSSGPTSAVQVVTSTRSGDLDWRAQDLSSYNNRSKGHENEEKKEPPKRPRCRDYEEKGFCMRGELCPFDHGSDPVVVEDINLPNMLAFPGGPPPPPPPPPPPPPPPPPMGQPRPPPPPPLVSGPVIPGMDMRGPRMSHPPLPPHPPPQRPPPPPPPSSHAGGPPPHHMRPQGPGPRPGRPGPGPGPGPGQGPGPGLGPGPGMRMRQGKRGTPPPPGTGPPQPLPSVDRPGNNMPPQRYQPPPPPPPPPQSEMYQPDGYNPEHPGIDGGMPNRSYWGGGSRSNKPQQVRSRELVAIPSSTTADTKTTESTSATKDPEPSSKPDQQAESTSSTVTLVREEIAPIPEPAPVVNRTVIDTRKVITGDSRKRPFEHHQQYGHHQQYGGWQRNMRGGYSNFGKRPRNNNYENTKLEIKKVPRDLNNITKLNEHFSKFGTIVNLQVAFEGDPEAALIQFSSHDEARKAHNCEEAVFNNRFIKVFWFRERDQTPGVQGSNQPAAMTTDTTGTAAPVHKTSIKDRLGLPTREQLTFVKTPPEGEKVTVHSTGISKTVYNPSAFKASKPVPTSSQIVAAQEALKKKIEEKKKDSMKREEMRKDVLKRKLDIQKQKQELLNKQIQQQKLLVAKLEKNKNMSPEEKAAIMKSLKILTDSIITIKKTLTGKKSTSTPAKTKQEAERELLDTELELINQEGTGADTSDLKRRVFELRQEAQNLGLLDMGRGRGRGRGRGSWFRGRGGRGRGFTARGRGRARVGTVLDKRPRKLTISGYSGDEKDELHGHFSHFGEIESLEHIDNNMQTVISFKTRQDAEAALMGASFKEKNLHMSWYKPPSTPSEEALGLDDTEDVDDDTTEELDEDLLLGYDDEDDDDESEARSWRR